The following proteins come from a genomic window of Nitrospira sp.:
- a CDS encoding Protein serine/threonine phosphatase PrpC, regulation of stationary phase — protein MSTWIGIGRSEVGLVRALNQDAFAAIDEAGIWAVADGMGGHVGGEVAAQTAIATVRAEAATSSHLLGHGQTSPTDVLTNLISRAHDAILNRSRSKSKLKGMGTTIVLLAIMSGPAPIAYIAHVGDSRAYRFRSGMLIPLTKDHSLIEKYLERGILTAESAKTHPERHVLTRALGIGETVNPTITAFPILPEDLVLLCSDGLTKMLEDEDIRTVCAAGELDPTQVCNRLVNAALDRGGEDNVTVVVVASRSS, from the coding sequence ATGAGCACCTGGATCGGCATCGGTCGGAGCGAGGTCGGACTTGTGCGCGCCCTCAACCAAGACGCGTTCGCTGCCATTGATGAAGCGGGTATCTGGGCTGTCGCGGATGGAATGGGGGGTCATGTCGGCGGTGAAGTCGCCGCCCAGACAGCCATTGCCACGGTGCGGGCCGAGGCTGCAACATCGAGCCACCTGCTTGGTCACGGTCAGACGTCTCCCACGGATGTGCTGACGAACCTGATCAGCCGGGCACACGATGCAATCCTCAATCGATCTCGATCAAAATCGAAGCTGAAAGGCATGGGCACGACCATAGTGCTGCTGGCGATCATGTCCGGTCCTGCCCCGATCGCTTACATCGCCCATGTCGGCGACAGTCGTGCCTATAGGTTTCGATCCGGCATGCTGATCCCTCTGACCAAAGACCATTCGTTGATCGAAAAATATCTCGAACGCGGCATCCTCACGGCAGAATCGGCGAAAACTCATCCGGAACGGCATGTGTTGACGCGTGCCTTGGGGATAGGCGAGACGGTGAACCCTACCATCACGGCCTTCCCCATACTGCCGGAGGATCTGGTCCTGCTCTGCTCGGATGGACTGACGAAAATGCTGGAGGACGAGGATATCCGAACGGTGTGCGCTGCCGGCGAGCTCGATCCGACTCAGGTCTGCAATCGCCTCGTCAACGCGGCGCTCGATCGTGGCGGCGAAGACAATGTCACTGTGGTGGTGGTCGCTTCTCGTTCGTCCTAA
- a CDS encoding DUF369 domain-containing protein has protein sequence MTAPAKRIRITVGKVQLEAELRKTKTADEVYAALPITAAISMWGEEFYFPIPGVHDYRETATTQVKVGDIAFWGAGKVLAIFFGRTPMSLGADPVPADRVNVIGKIVGDATRFRQVMEVPTIHLEQG, from the coding sequence ATGACCGCGCCGGCGAAGCGAATTCGTATTACCGTGGGTAAAGTTCAGCTGGAAGCCGAACTCAGAAAGACGAAGACGGCTGACGAAGTGTACGCGGCCCTTCCAATCACGGCTGCGATCAGCATGTGGGGAGAAGAGTTCTACTTTCCGATTCCCGGAGTCCATGACTATCGGGAAACCGCGACGACTCAGGTGAAGGTCGGAGACATCGCTTTCTGGGGAGCAGGAAAGGTTTTGGCGATCTTTTTTGGGAGAACCCCCATGAGTTTGGGGGCCGATCCGGTTCCGGCTGATCGGGTGAATGTCATCGGCAAAATCGTCGGGGATGCGACCCGATTTCGGCAGGTCATGGAAGTTCCGACGATTCATCTCGAACAGGGGTGA
- a CDS encoding Thiol peroxidase, Bcp-type: protein MSKELAVGDQAPELSIPDQHGKTVTLKSFKGKQIVLYFYPKDDTPGCTKESCDFRDVESQILRAGGAIVGVSLDGKESHQKFIKKFGLPFPLLSDEDAAISKAYGVYKEKNMYGKKYWGIERSTFVIDPEGKLKAIFRKVKVDGHADEVLKALKA, encoded by the coding sequence ATGAGCAAAGAGCTTGCGGTAGGGGATCAGGCACCGGAACTTTCAATCCCGGATCAGCATGGAAAGACGGTGACTCTGAAGAGCTTCAAGGGCAAGCAGATCGTGCTGTACTTCTATCCGAAAGACGATACGCCGGGGTGCACGAAAGAATCGTGCGACTTTCGCGACGTTGAGTCACAGATCCTTCGGGCGGGAGGCGCTATCGTCGGCGTGAGCTTGGATGGGAAAGAATCGCATCAGAAGTTCATCAAGAAGTTCGGATTGCCGTTCCCGCTCCTGAGTGACGAAGATGCGGCGATCTCCAAGGCGTACGGTGTCTACAAAGAGAAGAACATGTACGGCAAAAAGTATTGGGGTATCGAGCGCAGCACGTTCGTCATTGATCCCGAAGGCAAGCTGAAGGCCATCTTTCGGAAAGTGAAAGTGGATGGTCATGCGGATGAAGTGCTCAAGGCGCTGAAAGCCTGA